In Ornithodoros turicata isolate Travis unplaced genomic scaffold, ASM3712646v1 Chromosome13, whole genome shotgun sequence, the following proteins share a genomic window:
- the LOC135372084 gene encoding uncharacterized protein LOC135372084, whose protein sequence is MVLQALSNANLQINIKKSVWFSSSVVFLGRRIDGMTKTTKEESVEKIKHMTKPYDVHSLRVFLGLAGHFRAFVQDYAARTRSLTALLRKDVRFHWTTQCEAAYQDILAAITSNPILTLPDFKLPFELRTDASHFGTGAVPA, encoded by the coding sequence ATGGTACTACAAGCACTCAGTAATGCCAACCTCCAAATCAACATTAAGAAGAGCGTTTGGTTCAGCTCTAGTGTTGTTTTCCTGGGCAGGCGAATTGACGGCATGACCAAAACAACTAAAGAGGAATCTGTGGAGAAGATCAAGCACATGACGAAGCCTTATGATGTACACTCCCTGCGTGTGTTCCTTGGACTGGCTGGTCACTTCCGTGCGTTCGTCCAGGATTACGCCGCAAGAACAAGAAGTCTAACGGCTTTACTTCGCAAAGACGTTCGCTTCCACTGGACTACGCAATGCGAAGCTGCTTATCAAGACATTCTTGCAGCAATCACTTCCAACCCCATCTTGACACTACCAGATTTCAAGTTACCATTTGAGCTGCGTACCGATGCCTCCCACTTTGGAACGGGCGCTGTACCAGCGTGA
- the LOC135372085 gene encoding uncharacterized protein LOC135372085: MDRLKAKRTVLRGRTTRIINESKALLSSETASAEDLTVLLDRLTICSTDLKDVDTQLETLIPIEDLQHEYDSCFGYQEEVSTVVSKLNYKLRQVEAPALQTMTSQTERNTQSLRESTRSGIKLPKLQLQKFNGEPTLWPSFWEQYLSSIHENATLSKIEKFQYLRSLLVGRASAAIEGLQATEACYDDALELPKKRFGDRQKIEHEYFSRLRQLSHIRSSHDTGGLRKIYDQTQSSMRGLKSLGITAGSYAAMMNDILLNALPQDMVLDYHRRKQQQPAQLENSERQLEDLLDFLQNEVESREKAGISSQDGGVVKRRGSQMSRPSGLVLQTGSEPAKCIFCGSSAHTTERCSSDMNLSARKEKLKSQRRCFRCTWVGHMTNQCVRRVKCDKCKGRHVTSMCDPEYNPAQSTSPKTQTRSAVIATSSATSRSTVLLQTFRAWVVVDKKCAYIRGLFDSGSQSTFVREDLVRSLNLPVLREEELSISTFSSDMGRKPERRRIVELQIRSQYAEEVITMEAIEMPVLCHDLPSASADDRHLILLQEAGEHVADVVSFPGIPQVKGISVLIGSDQMWKLLKGEIQRYGPNDEIVAINSKLGWTFQGPTTERSLIARQACNYVSVLRVSTLSEDLRCDQLLERFCSLEGVGIVHEDESPSAEGHAVLEEFEKTLKMRDGRYEVQLPWKQTDSPLNDNFEIAKTRLKKLVFRLNKDRHLIEEYDKVIRGYLLSGYAEEVPVSNQEQNTRVFYMPHREVFREASTTTKLRVVFDASSHGPGSTSLNDHLETGPKLQADMQDILIRFRMHQIAMIADIEKAFLQIMVHERDRDALRYLWYRDVPFREMTSNELCVLRMSRVPFGTTANPFLLAATLHHHFRHLVTGADNVEQATRMHRQALAVIEQAGMRLRKWASNEPQLKSVFKKGETDESIHQKVLGIPWNTETDSLMPNLEAVKTFVATSPVTKRNILQGTARLFDPLGFLNPFTFRARSMFQDLWKKKVGWDEDIPCDAQQKWSEWCNELSTLSALEIPRCVVPANASAFQMHIFCDASPLGYGAVAYLRTANTKGEISTHLILSKTRLAPIKQLSLPRLELMGMLIGARMLTYLQRTLYKLQFDYFMWTDSMIALWWIRRRPTEWKVFVSNRVKEIQRLTEISHWAHCPGTENPADHLTRGITALKLISSQSWWHGPKWLAGDCVCWPNDFVEQDPRTDEERLQCQALLQVALQQWSPLLDLDAFAKYSRVLRTTAWILRFITNCRHHEERLTGPLSADELLHAETYWVRTSQAATYPDEVYALREELEFPKNSPILQPFLDATGVLRLKGRLHYADEVEQVKHPIIISKEHRLAHLIASASHHRTLHGGLQDTMNDLREKWWIPHARQFVKTVIFSCPTCKRFRLQPATAPTAPLPAERVTPILPFEVAGVDFVGPVFVKTDDGSKRSYISLFTCAVTRAVHFELISNLGANAFLLAFRRFVSRRGIHSVMYSDNALTFKRAAKDIQKLGSLIRQDDVQNYMATTMISWRFMPERAPWWGGFWERLVRTLKHALRRVIGKQSFTIEEMETVLAEAEAAVNSRPITYLHSSPNEPTALTPAHLLVGKRLIALPSSKRQDPTRSTTEALSRRWVHQQKIADHFWKRWHKDYLWELRSAHVSRTTPSHSMKEGDLVLVHEERTPRQVWKTARIVKFHRGRDGKNRSCSVKLPSGNITRRPVQQLYPFEDHLQCASDAHSGGEDVAE, from the coding sequence ATGGATCGCTTGAAAGCGAAAAGGACTGTACTGCGAGGGAGGACCACTCGAATCATCAACGAAAGCAAAGCTCTTCTTTCATCTGAGACCGCCAGCGCTGAGGATCTCACCGTTCTACTAGATCGCCTCACCATTTGCAGTACCGACTTGAAAGACGTCGACACCCAGTTGGAGACGCTCATTCCAATCGAAGATCTTCAACACGAGTATGACAGCTGCTTTGGATACCAAGAGGAAGTAAGCACAGTAGTCTCAAAATTGAACTACAAACTTCGACAAGTTGAAGCTCCTGCTTTGCAGACCATGACATCGCAAACTGAGAGGAACACTCAGTCCTTGAGGGAGTCAACGAGATCTGGAATTAAGTTACCAAAGCTCCAGCTCCAAAAGTTCAATGGCGAGCCCACGCTGTGGCCAAGCTTCTGGGAGCAATACTTAAGCAGCATACATGAAAACGCTACCCTTTCCAAGATCGAGAAATTCCAGTACCTGAGATCTCTTCTCGTTGGACGGGCGTCTGCTGCGATTGAGGGACTCCAGGCCACGGAAGCTTGCTACGATGATGCATTGGAGTTGCCGAAAAAACGTTTTGGTGATAGACAGAAGATAGAACACGAGTATTTCTCCCGTCTGCGTCAACTTTCCCATATTCGCTCTTCGCACGATACTGGTGGACTGAGGAAGATATATGATCAGACCCAGTCTAGTATGCGAGGATTAAAATCTCTCGGAATAACTGCTGGAAGTTACGCAGCGATGATGAACGACATTCTCCTGAACGCGTTGCCACAGGACATGGTTTTGGACTACCATCGTAGGAAACAGCAACAACCAGCACAGCTCGAAAACTCCGAAAGGCAGTTAGAGGATCTCCTCGATTTTCTCCAGAACGAAGTCGAAAGCAGAGAAAAGGCGGGAATATCTAGCCAGGATGGAGGAGTTGTGAAACGAAGAGGGAGTCAGATGAGCCGTCCCAGTGGGCTAGTACTCCAAACGGGTTCTGAGCCGGCCAAGTGTATCTTTTGCGGCTCTTCGGCGCATACGACTGAACGATGCTCTTCTGATATGAATCTGAGTGCCCGAAAAGAGAAGCTCAAATCTCAGCGAAGATGTTTCCGATGCACCTGGGTGGGACATATGACGAACCAGTGTGTGAGACGTGTCAAATGCGATAAATGCAAAGGTAGACACGTAACCTCCATGTGTGACCCGGAGTACAACCCAGCCCAGTCAACTAGCCCTAAAACGCAAACCCGCAGCGCAGTGATCGCCACGTCCTCAGCCACTTCACGTTCCACTGTTTTGCTACAGACTTTCCGGGCTTGGGTGGTCGTCGACAAGAAGTGCGCATACATTCGAGGATTATTTGACAGTGGTAGTCAAAGTACCTTTGTGCGAGAGGATCTTGTTCGCAGCTTGAACTTGCCCGTCCTGAGAGAGGAGGAACTCTCAATAAGCACATTTTCCAGTGATATGGGGAGGAAACCAGAGAGGCGACGAATAGTGGAGCTCCAGATACGAAGCCAGTATGCCGAGGAGGTAATAACTATGGAAGCAATCGAAATGCCAGTTCTATGTCATGATCTTCCATCAGCTTCAGCAGATGACCGTCACTTGATTCTACTTCAGGAAGCTGGAGAACATGTTGCTGATGTCGTATCGTTCCCAGGCATACCGCAAGTGAAGGGAATTTCGGTCCTTATTGGGTCGGATCAAATGTGGAAATTGCTGAAAGGAGAGATCCAACGTTACGGGCCAAACGATGAAATCGTTGCCATCAACTCCAAACTAGGATGGACGTTTCAGGGTCCGACTACCGAACGTTCGCTGATCGCAAGGCAGGCCTGCAACTATGTATCTGTGCTTCGTGTGAGTACACTTTCTGAGGACCTGCGCTGTGACCAGCTTTTAGAACGATTTTGCAGCCTGGAAGGAGTTGGAATCGTCCACGAAGATGAATCTCCGTCGGCCGAAGGTCATGCCGTTCTCGAAGAGTTCGAGAAAACACTGAAGATGAGGGATGGCAGGTACGAGGTTCAGCTCCCGTGGAAACAGACAGATTCGCCGTTGAACGACAACTTCGAGATAGCTAAAACTAGGCTGAAGAAACTTGTGTTCCGACTGAACAAAGACAGACATTTGATCGAAGAGTACGACAAAGTTATACGTGGATATCTTCTCAGTGGATACGCAGAAGAAGTTCCGGTATCCAACCAAGAACAGAACACTCGGGTTTTCTACATGCCACACAGAGAAGTTTTCCGCGAAGCATCTACAACAACCAAGTTGCGTGTAGTGTTCGACGCGTCGTCGCATGGTCCTGGAAGTACATCTTTAAATGACCACCTGGAAACTGGACCAAAGCTTCAAGCAGACATGCAGGATATTCTAATCAGGTTTAGGATGCATCAGATCGCTATGATAGCGGATATCGAGAAAGCTTTCCTCCAGATCATGGTCCACGAGAGAGATCGTGATGCGCTACGATATCTTTGGTACCGCGACGTGCCCTTTCGTGAGATGACGTCTAACGAGCTCTGCGTTCTCAGGATGAGTCGGGTTCCCTTCGGAACGACCGCGAATCCTTTCCTCCTGGCCGCAACGCTGCATCACCACTTTCGTCACTTGGTAACAGGAGCTGATAACGTTGAACAAGCCACGAGGATGCATCGTCAGGCTTTGGCAGTCATTGAACAGGCTGGAATGCGCCTCAGAAAATGGGCATCGAATGAACCCCAGTTAAAGTCTGTGTTCAAAAAGGGTGAGACTGACGAGTCGATACATCAGAAGGTACTTGGAATTCCTTGGAATACTGAAACTGACAGCTTGATGCCTAATTTAGAAGCCGTGAAAACGTTTGTGGCAACTTCACCAGTAACCAAAAGGAACATACTCCAAGGCACCGCAAGACTGTTTGACCCTTTGGGATTCCTCAATCCATTTACGTTCAGGGCCCGATCCATGTTTCAAGACCTATGGAAGAAAAAGGTTGGATGGGACGAAGATATCCCATGTGATGCTCAGCAGAAGTGGAGCGAATGGTGTAATGAACTATCTACATTATCAGCACTAGAGATTCCCCGTTGCGTCGTTCCAGCGAATGCATCTGCGTTTCAAATGCATATATTTTGTGATGCCAGTCCTCTTGGTTATGGGGCAGTGGCTTACCTGAGAACCGCAAACACAAAGGGCGAGATTTCAACGCATTTAATACTCTCAAAAACTCGTCTAGCACCTATCAAGCAGCTCTCTCTTCCAAGACTAGAGCTTATGGGAATGCTTATCGGAGCGAGAATGCTCACTTACCTGCAAAGGACACTGTATAAATTACAGTTCGACTATTTTATGTGGACCGACTCCATGATCGCATTGTGGTGGATACGACGCCGGCCAACCGAATGGAAAGTGTTCGTCAGCAATCGAGTAAAAGAAATCCAACGTCTCACCGAAATATCGCATTGGGCACACTGCCCTGGGACCGAAAACCCAGCCGACCACTTGACAAGAGGCATTACTGCGCTAAAACTGATTAGCAGTCAAAGTTGGTGGCATGGGCCTAAGTGGCTAGCCGGAGACTGCGTGTGCTGGCCGAACGATTTCGTCGAACAGGATCCACGAACGGATGAGGAACGCCTACAATGTCAGGCATTACTGCAAGTGGCGTTGCAACAATGGTCGCCACTTCTTGATTTGGATGCGTTCGCAAAGTATTCCCGTGTTTTGCGAACGACTGCCTGGATTCTTCGATTCATTACAAATTGCCGGCATCATGAAGAACGGCTCACGGGTCCCTTGTCTGCAGACGAACTACTTCATGCGGAAACGTACTGGGTACGTACTTCGCAGGCCGCAACGTATCCAGATGAGGTTTATGCACTGAGGGAGGAGCTGGAATTTCCCAAGAACTCGCCAATTTTGCAGCCGTTTCTGGATGCAACTGGTGTTCTCCGGCTTAAGGGTCGGCTTCACTATGCGGATGAAGTAGAACAAGTCAAACATCCCATCATCATTTCGAAGGAGCACCGCCTGGCACACCTTATAGCGTCTGCTTCACACCACCGCACACTACACGGAGGACTCCAGGACACCATGAACGACCTTAGGGAGAAATGGTGGATTCCCCATGCTAGACAATTTGTAAAGACTGTGATCTTCAGCTGCCCAACGTGCAAACGATTCCGACTTCAGCCAGCCACAGCACCTACTGCTCCGTTACCTGCAGAGCGAGTAACCCCCATTCTTCCGTTTGAAGTGGCAGGAGTAGATTTTGTCGGCCCGGTTTTTGTAAAAACCGATGACGGATCAAAGAGATCTTATATCTCATTGTTTACTTGTGCCGTTACCAGGGCGGTACATTTCGAACTAATCAGCAACCTCGGAGCCAACGCATTTCTTCTTGCATTCAGGAGATTTGTGTCCCGTCGTGGAATACACTCGGTGATGTACTCAGACAACGCCTTAACATTTAAGAGGGCCGCGAAAGATATCCAGAAGTTAGGGAGTCTAATACGGCAAGACGACGTGCAGAATTATATGGCCACAACTATGATCAGCTGGAGGTTCATGCCGGAAAGAGCACCGTGGTGGGGCGGGTTTTGGGAGAGACTCGTTCGGACCCTTAAACATGCTCTACGAAGAGTCATCGGAAAGCAGTCGTTCACGATCGAAGAAATGGAAACGGTGCTAGCCGAAGCCGAAGCAGCAGTAAACTCACGGCCCATCACGTACTTGCATTCCTCACCCAACGAGCCTACTGCTTTGACGCCAGCGCACCTCCTAGTTGGAAAACGCTTGATTGCCTTGCCATCTTCGAAACGACAAGACCCAACCAGATCAACTACAGAAGCGCTTTCGCGAAGGTGGGTGCACCAGCAAA